From the Desulfovibrio sp. JC010 genome, the window GGGCCGCCAGCAACGATGCATCAGCTTCAGCGAGTCCCTGCACAATGGCTGCATAAATCTGGTATTCCTCACTGATTTCATCGTTGATCACAGCTTCAACAACCTTGATCAATACATCCTCGCTGCCTTTCTCACCCTTGCAGCTGAAAATATGCATCCACAGAGAACGCATCTCAGCGTCAAGGCCGGAATCAAGGATATCCTCGGAGCTGAGAACTCCATCCACAAATCTCTTGAACAATACCCGGCAGGCCATGTTGATGCGTTCTTCTGCTGCATTTCGTTCCGCTCTTTCACGCAACTGGCGGTCAGCGATCAGCATTTCCGCAAGTTCGCGGCGCATGTCATCATCTTTCAAATCATGCAGCTCCGCCTCAATCTGCTCGTCATCCATATTGCGCAGGAAATAGAATTCCTGCTTCATGGACTGGTTCCGGGCCAGCGGTTCAAAGAGTCCGCGCAGCCGTTCATAATTTGCTTCCCCAAGCTGTTCTTTCCAGCTGTCGGTCATGATCAGCGCACTGACCGGATCTTTGCCCCCTATTGTTTCCAGTGCTCCTGCGTACATAGCCTGCTTGGCGGTGATTAATCTCAGCTGTAAGAGTTCAGGATTACTTCCCCGGTAAAGCCGCATGATTGCCCCCTCAAGCAAGGCTTCACCATGCATGAGTGAAGCAGCATCCGGGCTGAGATTTACCGCTTTGAGCACGGAATCTATGGTCGCGGCGGCAGTACTCTCCTTCCAGTTCTGGTATTCCTGACTCTGGTGCCGGGCAACTGTATCAATTGCTGTCCTGCGCCTTGATTCAAGAATATCCATGAACCGGGTCCGGCATTCGTCATCCGGCAATTCATCGCGCAGGCTGCCGCCTTCTTCGGTAAAATAATCATTCACCTCAAACACCGCCGACTGCGCATCCCCGGCCCGCAACTGCATGACCCCGTATTCAGGGTTGGCAAGAATTTCCTGCAACCCGGCCTCAAAACTATTGTAGGCATCCAGCACCCGCAGATCGCGCTCTTCCTCTTCCCGGTCCCGGGCACGCTGGAGCAGTTCCGGCTCAACCTTTTCCAGTGAACGCAAGCTCTCCATTTGCGGACTCATGGACGGTTCTCTTTCAGATCCGAACAGCCCGTCTTCATCCAAACCTTTCAAAAAATTACCACCTTTAGAATTCACGACCTTCATTGTTAATTTCTCCTGTTAGATATTGATTTAATGTACAAACCTCCAAACACAGGAACCAAAACTAACAACGAAGGCGGACCTGAATCAGGTGATTCAGGTCCGCCCTAAAACAAACAGGTTTGAAAATGCAAAACGGGCGGCCTGTTTGTGGTTTAACAGGTCGCCCGTTTTGGCAATCTTAAGAATCTCACTATTCAATCCGGGTCCATCCACTACCCGGACGAATGTCGGGAGGTTTTAACCCTTTCAGGAAAAGGGTTTAAAACCGGCAACGGAAACATCCCGAACCGCTGCCGATCTATTATACTTGATCAGGGATTACAGGCCGCACTTAGCCATGTAATCGATGAGGTCTGCCAAACGGCAGGAGTAACCCCACTCGTTGTCGTACCATGCGTAAACCTTTGCGAGGTTGCCGCCCTGTACAACAGTGAAGTCCGCTTCGACGATACCGGAATGGGGATCGGCGAGGAAGTCGGAGGAAACAAGGGGAGCTTCGGAGTAGCCCATGATACCCTTGAGTTCGCCTTCGGCTGCGGATTTCAGGGTAGCCTTGAGTTCTTCGGTGGTAGTGTCGTTTTTGAGCACTGCAACGAAGTCAACAAGGGATACGGTGGGTGTGGGAACACGCACGGAGTAACCTTCGAAACGGCCTGCCATTTCGGGGATTACCAGAGCAACAGCTTTAGCCGCACCGGTGGAGGTGGGGATCATGTTGCATGCAGCAGCGCGGGCGCGACGCAGGTCCTTGTGAGGCTGGTCGAGGATACGCTGGTCGTTGGTGTATGCGTGAACAGTGGTCATCACACCTTTCTCGATACCGAACTTCTCGTGCATGGTCTTAACGATGGGCGCGAGGCAGTTGGTGGTACAAGAAGCGTTGGAAATGATGGTGTGTTTTGCAGGATCGTAATCCTTGTGGTTTACACCCATTACAACGGTGATGTCCTCATCCTTTGCAGGAGCGGAAATAACAACTTTCTTTGCGCCGCCTTCGAGGTGCTGGGCAGCGGTGGGGCCGGTTCTGAAAATACCGGTGCATTCGATAACAATATCTACACCGCACTCACCCCAGGGAATCTGGCGGGGATCACGCTCTGCGAAGTTTTTGATAACATAGTCGGAACCAACGTACATGGTGGTGCCTTCCACTTTTACTTCAGCGGGGAATTTACCGTAGTTGGTGTCACGTGCGAAAAGTGCAGCGTTAGTGTTGATGTCGAAGAGGTCGTTGACTGCAACAACTTCAACAGTGTCACGATGTCTTTCCCAGATGGTTTTCAGAACTTGACGGCCGATACGGCCGAAACCGTTAATACCTACTTTTACTTTGCTCATTTTAAATTCCTTATATTCACGCGGCCTACAGATCGTCGACGCGGTAGATGTAATCGTTTGCCAGTTCGCTTGCACGCTTCAGAGCACTGTACATGCGGGCGTTTTCAAGAGCGAGACCGGAAAGGTCGGCAACGCATTTGAGGAAGTCCAGTTCTTCTTCGGAGAACTCACGGAGTTCAGCGGAGTAAACACGCAGAACGCCGATAACTTTTTCACCGCGTGCGGTGAGGGGAAGAACTACGAGGGAGCAGAGACCTTCTTTAGCTGCTTCTTCAGGGTACTGGAAGCGGTCATCTTTTCTTACGTCGGCGATGGATACGATCTTGCCTTCAAGAACTTCCTGATCCAGACGGCTCTTGGAAACCTCAACAGGACCTTTCTGTTCGTAACGTTCACTCAGACCGTAAGATGCGTCTGCTTTGAGCACTTCACCTTTGCGATCAAGAAGTCTGATAAAACAACCTTTCAGTTCCATTTCAGTTGCCACTTTCTCGGCAATGTTGTGCAGAACTTTTTCAGGTTCCAGGCTGGAGTTTACAGCTCTGGTGATTTCGAAAATTGCTTTGTAGAGTCTGGTTACACCCATTTCTCATACCTGCCTTGTTTATGTTTAACCGAAAGGGCCGCTTGAAGGGCGGACCTGCGTATCAAGTTCTTGGTTAAATGCTTTCTAACAGATTTGAAAACATATTGCATGTAAAAAATGACCACTTTCTTACATTTTTATGTTTTTTGTTGCTAAATGTTTTTCGTTTATGAAAATTTTGTTCGCTTTTGTTACGAATAAGTACCTAATAATTATTCATAATTTAAACCCCTTGAAAGTCCCCGTAAGCATTGCAGATTAGCAATCCGGCTTCAAGAAATCAGATAAAATTTATTCAATAAAAAAACTGGTCCGGGGTAGCGGGAAAACAGGAATAAGAAAGGTTCGGTTGTGAAATACGAACATGCCCCGGCCCCCTAAGATATAAAAAGAGGCAGGTTCAATAATAACAGAATCCCCCCTGACAGCAACCCATAAAGTTACGAACAGGGCACAGAAAAAAGAAAAGCCGGAAAATCCGTACGGATCAGGAAGTTGCTTTGCGCAGTGTGCTCAGAAAACGGGAGCGTAAAGTATCGCCCATCAAACCTTTTTTCACAGGAGAGAGCTTTAGAAAGCCGCCCAGCAGGGAACGCATGAAATCTTCACTGCGGCTGTTGGGATTGTCGAAGATGAGATTTTGCAGGGTGCCGCGTTCAAGGGATTGCAGGATAACGCGCTCAAAACTGTCTTCAGGATGGATGACCCGCTGCTTGCGTTTATCCATCTGCAAGGCCCCGGTGGGACACTTCAAGGCGCATACTCCGCAGCCGAGACAGATATCCTTGTTGATTTCTGCAAAGCGACGCGGTTTATCCGCACCGGGAATTTCTTCTTTATGGATAGTGATGGCATCAATGGGACAGGCCCGTGCGCATTTGGAGCAACCGTTGCAATCCGCAAGCTCAACTTCAGCGATAAAGGTGGAGGAAACCACAATACCCGGATACCCGGAATATTTGATCCCGTTCATCAGGTTGCAGCAGCAGCCGCAGCAGTGGCAGAAGAATCCGGCATAATCGCGGACATTATCTGTGGTAAGGGTAAAGCCCAGCTCCCGTGAACGGGCCATAATGTCGTCCATTTCCGAACGGGAAATCTCACGCGCAAAATTATTGCGGATCAGGAAATCCGCAGCTTCACCCATGGAGGTGCAGGTTTCAAGGTCGATGCCGCACTTCTGCTCACCGAGATGCATTTTTTCATGGCGGCAGGAACAGAGGCTGACCGCAAAACGGTCCTGCTGCTCCACCAGCGCGGATGCTTTTTCATAATCGAGCACTTCCACATGATCCGCATTACGGATGGTCCCTTCATGGGGCAGGGTACGCATGATGGAAACCTGTTCATCGCTGCCGAAGTTGGCCTTAAAAAAGGACTTGTCGCCGAACATGTAGGCGTTGAACAGCTCGGCCCATTTCTTTGAATCCAGCTCGCCCTTGGTACGCATCATGGTAAATTCGAAAAAACCGATTACGAAGGGGCTTATCATATAAAGAAAGCGGTCCTTCTCCCAGAGGTCGCAGACCAGCCCTTTATGGCACATGGATTCAAGCATGGGACGTAAGCTGCGTTCATCCATCCCGGTCAGTTTGGAGATTCGCTCCAGAGAAGACGGGCGATATGGCATGCGCACAATAAGCTCCGCCTCCGCAGGTGAATAAAGAGCTTTAAGCATTTCACACATGGAATCGGACCACGGCATACGCACGGTGGTTCCGTCCACTTTGTCACCCAGTTGGCGGTAGATATCTTTTGCTATGATGTGTCCCATGAAGAGGAAGGCTACATTCACTGATCAGTATTAGCAATTAGTTTGAGACGATTCATCAATCTCATAACCAAGTTCTTTAATTGATCTAATCACTTCTTCATGAGGAATCACTTCCCCTCTATTTAACTCATCCAATCCTTTTTGCACCTCAGACCTAAACCAAGCATCATAATCAGACCCTTCAATTGAATTTTCGTCAAAATCGGTGTTTACGATTTTCTGCATACATTCCTCCATGATGCACTGATACACATAAAGATAACATATAAGAATACTACTTGAACAATATTTCCCGCAAAATCCCAAGTCCCTTGCGCAACTCCTCAATATCCTTGGGCCCGCTTAGGGAAAGCCGGATCTTGGCCGGAACCGGGCCGCCGCCCACGGCGAATTTTTCGGCTCCGAAGATATTCAGTCCGGCCTCGCGGGCGCGTTGTTCAACCATGTATCCTTTCCAAGGTTCGGGCAGGTCCAGCCAAAGAAAAAATCCGGACGGGTTAGCACCAAGCCCCATGCCATCCAGCAAATCCCTGACCGCATCAAAACGCTGCCGGGCAGCCTGACGTTTGAGCTTGACCGTAATATCAGCCGTACCGTCCTGTATCCATTGCGCGATCAATTCAGCATTGAGCGGTGGGGTCATCCACACAGAATTCAAAATGGCATGAGCCAGTGCCGTGAACCGCTCACCCTCAGCAACCATGAAAGCCACCCGCAGCCCCACGGCAATTGACTTGGAAACCCCGGCGATGAACACACTCCGTTCCGGGGCAAAGGATGTGACCGGAGGCAGGCTGCTTTCCACGGTCAGAGCATAGGCATCATCTTCAATGATGGTCAGGTCGTGATTGCAGGCAATCATGGCAATCTGCTCCCGCCGTTCATAAGACATGCAGGCCGAGGTGGGGTTCTGTACACCGGGCATGAGCGAAACTCCGTTGATCTTTTCCCTGCGGCAGATTGTATCCAGCTGTTCGGGAATCATACCCTGCTCATCCATGGGAACCGGAACAAGCCGGATACCGAGCATATTGGCCAAAGTCTTCATGCCCGGATAGATCAAGGCATCCGTGGCAATACGGTCCCCGGCCCGGAACAGGCTGCTCAGGCAACAGGTCAAAGCATGCTGCGCCCCGGAACAGACCAGCACATTCCCGGCAGTTGTCTCCAGCCGATACCTCTTCGCCCACTCAGCCCCAACCTCACGGTGCTCCGGCAAGCCCTGCGGGTCGGTATAGCGGAGAAATGCATTCAGATTACGGCGGCGGGTCAGCCGCTTCATGCCTTCCTGAATATCCGGGTCCAGATCATAGAAGGTATTGACCATACCCAGCTCAATCATGCCCGGCGCATGCGGTTCAAAAGTGACCATTGATGACGACGTGATCGCATCGGAAGCAATGAACGTCCCCCGGCCCACGGTGCCGCTGATAAGCCCCCGTTTTTCAGCCTCGGCGTAACCGCGGGTGATTGTGCTCACGTTCATCTTCAGCTCATCAGCAAGATCACGGTGGGTAGGCAGCTTGTCTCCAGGACTGAGCTTCCCGGCGTAAACATCACGCTCGATGGCATCGGCCAGTTGCTTGAACTTGGGGCGCGTACTTTCTTCCAATTCAGGTATCCATTTTGTCATGCAGACAATAATCCATTTGACTGCATACAATGTCAAGAGCTATGAATACAATGAAGCAATCAAAAGCACACAATTATCCCTAACAAAGAACACAAAGCGGCGAAGCCTAATAAAAGGTTTTGGGATTCTTAAACCCTTTTGCAAAAGGGTTTAAGGCCCCCGGCAGGGCCGCCGGAGGCAACCAAAATGCAAGAAAATTTCTGGGCTTTCCTTATATTTGTCATTGTCATGACCGGAACTCCCGGTCCGGGCAACATAGCATCCATGGCCCTTGGGCAGGCTGTGGGGTTCAAACGTTCCATCCCCTTTCTTTCCGGTGTGGTTATCGGCGGCATGACCATGGATTTCCTGACCGCCATGGGTCTGGCTCAGCTGTTCATGGCCTACCCGCAGGTCTCGGCGGTGCTGAAAATCGGCGGCATGATTTACATACTCTACCTTGCGTGGAAGGTGCTGAACATGCAGGCTGATTCTTCCGGTAAACCAAAAGCTTTCAAGTTTGTGGAAGGTCTGGCCCTGCACCCGCTGAACCCGAAACATTACGCCATGACCGTTTCGGCCTTCGCTCAATTTGTCGATCCCAGCGCAAACCAGACAACGGAAATCCTGATCTTTGTGGCCACCTTCACCTGCGGGGCGGCCTTCTTTCATTCCCTGTGGTGCTTTGCAGGGGAATCGTTTATGAAAATGTTGCGCTCGCCCATGGTTCGCCACAGTGTGAATATCTCCATGGTGGTGCTCATGGTCGGAGCCACGGCTTACGCATTATATAAATAGTTGATGCGCTATCGCGCTTTTTAATAAAAAAATTTCGCCTCCGGCGGCTTAAACCCTTTTTGAAAAAAGGGTTTAAGAATCCCAAAAACTTTTATTTGAGCTTCGCTGCGTATAATTTCAAAATGAGGATTTAATATTATGAGCAAGAAAATCGGATGGATCGGAACTGGAGTTATGGGTGCTTCCATGTGCATGCACCTTATCAAAGCTGGCAATGAAGCATACGTGTACAACCGCACCAAATCCAAAGCTGATGCGCTGGTGGCCGAAGGCGCAACATGGTGCGAATCCCCGGCGGAAGTCGCCAAGAATGCGGACATAATATTCACAATTGTGGGCTATCCCGTGGATGTGGAACAGACCATACTCGGTGAAAACGGCGTGTTGGCAAATGCTGATTCCGGCAAAATTATCGTTGATATGACCACTTCCGAACCGGCATTGGCCCAACGCATTGCCGAAGAAGCTGCTGCTAAAGGCGTGGGCGCACTTGATGCCCCGGTATCCGGCGGCGACCTCGGCGCACGCAATGCCACGCTGGCAATCATGGTCGGCGGGGAACAGAAAACTTTTGATGAAGTGAATCCGCTTTTTGAAGTGATGGGCAGCAATATCAGGCTTATGGGCAAACCGGGCGCAGGTCAGCACACTAAAATGTGCAACCAGATTCTCATCGCCGGAACCATGATCGGAGTGGTGGAATCCCTGCTTTACTCCCACAAAGCGGGCATGGACCTTAATGAAGTGATCGATGTGATCGGCTCCGGCGCGGCCGGATCATGGTCCATAAACAATCTCGGTCGCCGCATTGCCGATGACGATTTCAACCCCGGCTTTTTCATCAAACACTTTGTTAAAGATATGGGCATCGCCCTTGATGAGGCCAAACGCATGAACCTGTCCCTGCCCGGCCTGGCACTGGTCAACCAGTTCTACATCTCAGCCATGGCACTTGGCTATGAGGAGCTTGGCACTCAGGCTTTGTATAAGGTATTGGAAAAGATGAACGGGTAAGGAAGAATATAGTTAGGGCTAATTAAAATAATCAATTTTAATTTTAGCTCACAAATAATTATTGACTTCGTTTTGCGTTCTGCGTAGAAACATTTCTTCCGGCGCCGAGGTAGCTCAGTCGGTAGAGCAGGGGACTGAAAATCCCCGTGTCGGCAGTTCAATTCTGTCCCTCGGCACCACCTGCCTAGAATAGCCCTTGTGAAAATTCACAAGGGCTTTTTCTTTTTATTCAGGATAGTTCAAATTATCCAGGCCGATCCCATCCAACACTTCTTCGTAATATTTCGCAGCTTCCAACTTTGCCAACGGCAAATCCATAAATGTATAGTTTCCGCACTCAACTGCGGACTCGCCGGGCACATCCCCCGCAAAATCAGCAGCAAATTTAAACAATTCTTGAATCAGGCCCACAACATCCTTTGAATCATAGCGGCCATTTAGCAACAGATAAAACCCTGTCATACAACCCATGGGGCCGAAATAAATGATCTTATCCCCGTACTCTGCATGATTGCGCAGGAAAGTGGCCCCCATATGCTCAAGGGTATGCGCAGCAGCAGGATCAAGGGCAGGTTCATTGTTGGGTTCTTTTACGCGCAGGTCAAAAGTGGTGATATTTTCAGAACCGATCTCATCACGGCGCGAAACATAAATACCGCGTTTAAGCTTGGTGTGATCTATTTTGAAACTTTCTATCTTATTCATTTGCTCTCTCTAAAACAAAGCGGCGAAGCCTATTAAAAGTTTTTGAAGAGTCCAGAGAAACTTTTTCCAAAAAGTTTCTTTGGCCGCCGGAGGCGAAATCGTTCCATAAAAGCGCGAAGCGCATCATAATTCTTTCAACATAGACAAAACCATGCGCACAGAATTGGCGGCGGCTTTTTCCATGCTTTGCTCGTAGACAGCACTGCTACCGTCTTCGTGCACTTTATCTGAAATGGAGCGGATCAGGATAAAGGGCACGTTGAACAGAAACCCGGTCTGGGCGATGGCCGCACCTTCCATTTCCACGGCCATGACATCGGGGAATTTCTGCTCGATGGCGGAAATCTGCTGCGGGGTATGGATGAAAGAATCACCCGAAAGTACGGGTCCCTGATGCACGTTAATGGTGTCCTCGTTGATCCAAGCCTTCTGCGCCAATCCGAGCAAAAGCTTGTCAGCCTGATAAGCAGCGGGCATCTGGGGAATCTGGCCCATCTCGTAATCAAAGGCGGTGGCATCAGCATCGTAATGACGCACCTCCGATGAAACCACGATATCACCGACATTAATGTTGCCGGGAAAAGCTCCGGCCACTCCGGTGTTGATCAAGTAGTCGGGCTTGAATTTATCCAGCAGCAGGGTAGTTCCTACAGCAGCGTTGACCTTACCGATTCCGCACAAAAACAAAGCCACCTCAACGCCGTTTATCTTTCCGGTGTGGTAGGTAAACTGGCCGAATGATTCAGCGTTCGGCGTGTCTAATTTATTGACCAGCAATGCAAGTTCCTCTTCCATTGCCGCGATGATTCCTATCTTCAAAACAATTTTCCTCTTATCTGTTCCGGCACATCAGTTGCCGTGTTCGTGCTTGAAAGATAACGGCATTCCGTGTAATTAGTAAAATTAATAGTTCTACTTTTTTTGATTATTAAAACTTACCAACTAGGCAAAACAATGCTTCCCGACCTGAACAGACTGAAAGTCTTCTTCCACATATTTAATGAACAGAGCAGCACCGGGGCGGCCAAAAAACTGCACATCACCCAGTCCGGGGTCAGCCAGCATTTAAAAAAACTGGAAGAAGAACTGCAGACAGAATTATTTACGAGGGTCAAACGCAGACTTGTGCCCACTGCCGCAGGCAGAAAACTGTATAGCATTGTGCAGGGGTTCATGGATGAACTGGAGCAGGGCGTGCGCCATATCAATGATGGGCTGGAAACGCCTTCGGGGCCGCTTAGGATCGGCGCACCCACGGAATTCGGAAAAATATACCTGCCGCCCATCTTCGGATCATTCCGGCGGAAATATCCGGGCGTAACCATGCAGCTCGAACTGGATGAACCAAAGGTGCTTTTTGAAAAAGTTGCTGCCGGGGAGCTTGATTTTGCCTACATCGACATTCTGCCCTTTTTCATGGACACACCGGGGGGAACTTCGGCCTATTCAATCGAACCTGTGGTACGCGAAGAGTTTGTACTGGCCTGCTCCAAAGAATATTACTGGGCAAGGGTCAACGGCACAGGCTACGAACATCTGAAACAGCTGGATTTCATCGGCTACAAAGATGATATCGCCCTTTTCCGCAGCTGGTTCAAATTACATTTCAACCGCGAACCGCAACAACTGAACCTTGTGTTCATTGCGGACAGCTCCGAGGCCATTGTTTCAGCCGTTAAAGCGGGACTGGGAGCGGGGATCACAGTCAGCCACCTGATGAACAGGGAAATTGCAACCGGGAAAATTATCGCCATCCGCCCGGATGAAGAAAAGCTGCAGAACACCATTGCCTGCGTGCAGTTCAAGGACAAGCAGCCGAGCATTACCGAAACAGCCTTTCAAGAACATTTCCGGCTTGAACTCAATCAAAATTATGCGAAACTGGGGGTGGAGTAAGTTGGGCTGAAAATCATCACAAGTTAACCTTGCACATTCAGTTTATCCAAAATATCGATCAACAAAACCCTGCCACATAAATAAACACACATGGAGAGCATAAACGATGTTCAAAATATTTCTTACTTCCGCATTTCTAATTTTCTTTCAGCTTTTTAGCCTGCTGGGCGTAACCGACACAGCCTTCAGTGAGGACAGCGTTGAAAATCAGATCATAGTCAGATTTGAAAAAGGGGTCAGTGAAAATGATGCCCGGATCATTGCCGCAGATGAAAACATGAGAGTAATTGAGGTGCTCGACAGGCCGAACGGTAAATACGGGCAATGCATATTTCTGCTTGGCTCCCATCTCAGGCTGCAGGAGATGATCGAAAAGATTTCCGCCCATGAAGAAGTGGATTCATCTGCCCCGAACTTCGTAAATTAGGGTGAAGTGGATTCACAGGATTAGAACACGAAAAAGCCCTCATGATTTCTCATGAGGGCTATTCTAGGCACTTAGTGGTGCCGAGGGACAGAATTGAACTGCCGACACGGGGATTTTCAGTCCCCTGCTCTACCGACTGAGCTACCTCGGCGCCGCTGAGGAGAGATAACTAACCAAACAGCGCCTGCTTGGCAAGTACTTTTTTTAATTTTATTCATTTTTTTTCAGACCGAGACCCCCGAGAGCCTCATCCGAGACCAGTTCGCAAATTCTGCGCCCATATTCATATTTCAATTTTTCCAGATATTCCGGGTCTGTTTTGCCCTTCCAAGTGGTTATTTCATGGTAACGCTTGGGGATGCTGATCTTCTGCGGATCATATCCGGTTTCAAAACGTATTTTCCAACGCATGGCCCGGACCCTTTCCCCGATAAGATCCATATTTTCAGCTATTTCATCATAACCTACGGACTTCAAACATTCGGCAAGGACCTCATCCTTGTAGACCCCGCGCCCGAAGAGACAGGAAACCATGGAAGTCAGGAAGGCCCGTCCGGTTTCATCGCTGATCAGGAAATCACAGACCTCGTCTGCATCCTTGCGGTCGTTCTTCTGGTCCCAGGAATACCCCCCGGAATCCAGATGGGAATGACGAAAGCCCAGTCCTTCGGCAACGTAGAATGCTTCTCCCGTGGCATACCCGGCCATTTCCTGACCGAGCACGCAGGCAAAGTCCTCTCCGCCATATTTTGCGGCCGCCACCAGAGAACCTTTGCCCAATGCGGTGTAGAATTCATTTTCCGCACTGCCCATGTACTGCACTGCTTTCTTGTAATTTTCAGCGTCACCGAAAGCGAGAGGGATAATTGTTTCAGTCTCACTGACCAGCCCCTTTTCATAAGCCTCGGTAGCCCATGCAAGGGCCACCCCGCCGGACATGACATCCAGCCCGGCCTTTTCCACTTCATCCATGATACCCAGCACCTTAAAGGCGTCAGTCACTCCAAGCATGGACCCGGTGGCGAAAATCGGCTCGTAATCATAAGCCACCTGACGGTAGAGGTACTGGTTATCCTCCATGAATTTTTCGCGCACAAAACCGATATGGATACAGCCCACCGGACATCCGGCGCAGGCCGC encodes:
- a CDS encoding aldehyde ferredoxin oxidoreductase N-terminal domain-containing protein, coding for MIRDYFRVLVVDLGSGKGRVVKVDGRNEFAGGSGLGALLFEKYGHADRAWDDPDQPLIFSIGPLTGLFPLMSKTVCSFKSPYHDQFAESHAGGRSALAIRFADYDALVITGRAERLSCLSLGMKHLEVKDVQFLAGKDVFSTGKILRSMFPGSGHRSILRIGPAGENLSAMACINADTYRHFGRLGSGAVMGAKNLKGIVIQGDGSFALPESKEYAKIYQQVYEKMTATDMMSKYHNLGTAANLDALNELESLPWRNLQATKDEEISGITGKKFADDTLLRNAACAGCPVGCIHIGFVREKFMEDNQYLYRQVAYDYEPIFATGSMLGVTDAFKVLGIMDEVEKAGLDVMSGGVALAWATEAYEKGLVSETETIIPLAFGDAENYKKAVQYMGSAENEFYTALGKGSLVAAAKYGGEDFACVLGQEMAGYATGEAFYVAEGLGFRHSHLDSGGYSWDQKNDRKDADEVCDFLISDETGRAFLTSMVSCLFGRGVYKDEVLAECLKSVGYDEIAENMDLIGERVRAMRWKIRFETGYDPQKISIPKRYHEITTWKGKTDPEYLEKLKYEYGRRICELVSDEALGGLGLKKNE